The following coding sequences are from one Mytilus trossulus isolate FHL-02 chromosome 8, PNRI_Mtr1.1.1.hap1, whole genome shotgun sequence window:
- the LOC134681647 gene encoding uncharacterized protein LOC134681647 — MINCKDQHVCSINHLRGYCPLTCGLCSPPVCEDSTAVHCEQHTVCSYSDLRTFCPLTCGLCVKATKPPCTDETLVNCGFPGVCSDSALKQHCPLTCGLCGKISRPTSWIHIGTTKKPRLSQIVGR, encoded by the exons ATGATTAATTGTAAAGATCAACACGTTTGTTCCATTAATCATTTGAGAGGATATTGTCCTTTGACATGTGGTCTCTGTT CACCTCCAGTTTGTGAGGATAGTACAGCAGTACATTGTGAACAACATACTGTGTGCTCATATTCCGATCTGAGAACATTTTGTCCACTTACCTGTGGTCTTTGTG TTAAAGCAACAAAACCACCATGTACAGATGAAACATTGGTAAACTGTGGTTTTCCAGGAGTTTGTTCTGATTCAGCATTGAAACAACACTGTCCCCTAACCTGTGGTCTTTGTG GCAAAATAAGTAGGCCAACAAGCTGGATACATATCGGAACAACAAAGAAACCTAGACTATCACAGATAGTAGGGAGATAA
- the LOC134728272 gene encoding beta-1,3-glucan-binding protein-like, producing MYITNGFLNRANMWKLLLLCMLGVSHALGPAEFTLSSSGQMKVKIPEDGFSKVAIHYNVNQELPGVTGSRFGHDLVTPNGGFFEWQSTTQAKEGDKIHYWLWGEKGGQGETQTDLSGVVVSDHTTTQQPIPKPTSPQPIVTNKPVGTASPTQSGSGAVTSNSNGQTAGLSSGVTSSVGTAGSIHKGSQTGSSGGSSGGSGSGFMVGGSRYHGPSKSNTVNCTSYPCLIFEDDFNTLDFSTWEHEITASGGGNWEFQYYTNNRSNSYTKDGTLFIKPTLTSDHYGEKFLTSGSLELWGGSSGDMCTSNMWWGCKRDGTADHPINPIQSARLRSTRGFTMKYGKVEVEAKIPTGDWIWPAIWMLPVWNAYGQWPASGEIDIMESRGNINYHDDKGVSQGHDSVGSTLHFGPGYPFDPYEKAHGEKHLTTGTFSDSFHKFAVEWDETMIRFTIDGEEILKTVPPQGGFWELGDFDKNAPGMDNPWRGSSKMAPFDQEFYLIMNVAVGGVGYFPDTWRNTPSGKPWSDKSDFTTRDFYRAKNQWYPTWNPDKNDGEDAALKVNYVKVWKMKP from the exons ATGTACATTACAAACGGATTTTTAAATAGA GCAAACATGTGGAAGTTATTGCTCCTTTGCATGCTGGGAGTCAGCCATGCACTGGGTCCTGCAGAGTTTACATTATCATCATCCGgacaaatgaaagtgaaaattcctg AGGATGGTTTTTCAAAAGTTGCCATACATTACAACGTTAATCAGGAATTACCAGGTGTTACTGGGTCAAGATTTGGACATGATTTAGTCACGCCGAATG gtggTTTCTTTGAATGGCAAAGTACTACGCAGGCCAAAGAAGGAGATAAGATACATTATTGGTTATGGGGAGAAAAGGGTGGACAGGGAGAGACACAAACAGATTTAAGCGGCGTTGTAGTAT CTGATCACACAACTACTCAACAGCCTATACCAAAACCAACTTCTCCTCAGCCGATTGTTACAAACAAACCAGTTGGAACAGCTTCTCCAACCCAAAGCGGAAGTGGTGCTGTAACTTCAAACAGCAACGGTCAAACAGCTGGATTATCATCAGGAGTGACATCGTCTGTTGGAACAGCCGGAAGTATACACAAAGGAAGTCAGACCGGCAGTTCTGGAGGTTCAAGCGGAGGAAGTGGATCTGGTTTCATGGTTGGCGGATCAAGATATCATGGTCCTAGTAAAT CTAATACAGTTAATTGCACATCGTATCCATGTTTGATATTTGAGGATGATTTCAACACTTTGGATTTCTCTACATGGGAGCATGAGATCACAGCAAGCGGAGGAGGC AACTGGGAATTTCAATACTACACAAATAACAGATCCAACAGTTATACTAAAGATGGGACACTGTTTATCAAACCG ACACTAACATCAGATCATTATGGGGAAAAATTTCTCACCAGTGGTAGCTTGGAACTATGGG GTGGTTCTAGCGGCGATATGTGTACTAGCAATATGTGGTGGGGATGTAAGAGAGACGGAACAGCCGACCATCCAATAAACCCGATTCAATCTGCCAGATTACGTAGTACCAGGGGTTTTACCATGAAATATGGAAAAGTTGAAGTCGAGGCTAAAATACCTACAGGAGATTGGATATGGCCTG CTATTTGGATGTTACCAGTATGGAATGCTTATGGTCAGTGGCCTGCATCTGGAGAAATTGACATTATGGAATCAAGAG GTAATATCAATTACCATGATGATAAAGGCGTGAGCCAGGGTCACGATTCCGTTGGTAGTACACTTCATTTCGGTCCAGGATATCCATTCGACCCATATGAAAAAGCACATGGAGAAAA ACACTTGACAACTGGAACCTTTTCAGATAGCTTCCACAAGTTTGCAGTAGAATGGGATGAAACAATGATAAG ATTTACAATTGATGGAGAAGAAATTCTTAAAACTGTTCCTCCACAAGGCGGTTTCTGGGAGTTAGGCGACTTTGATAAGAACGCACCAGGAATGGATAACCCATGGCGTGGATCTTCAAAAATGGCACCCTTTGACCAAGAG TTCTATTTGATTATGAACGTTGCTGTTGGTGGTGTGGGTTATTTCCCAGACACATGGAGAAACACCCCTAGTGGCAAACCATGGAGTGATAAATCTGATTTCACCACCAGAGATTTCTACCGTGCCAAGAACCAATGGTACCCGACATGGAATCCTGACAAAAATGATGGGGAAGATGCTGCACTTAAAGTCAATTATGTCAAAGTCTGGAAAATGAAACCATGA